In Zhaonella formicivorans, one DNA window encodes the following:
- a CDS encoding xanthine dehydrogenase family protein molybdopterin-binding subunit yields the protein MPEFNVVGQSVPRVDGIAKATGKAVYTGDIEMPGMLFGKALRSAYAHAKIIAIDTAAAEKIPGVRAVLTAKDIPGVNKFGLAIQDQPVLAESKVRMRGDAVALVAAESLEIAEEAIRTIKVTYEELPGVFSAQEGLAEDAPLVHEELGTNLLQHTKVRKGNIAEGFALADVIVENTYQTQRAEHAYMEPETSLAAVDSNGNVTIWTSTQYVFRDRRQIAPVLGLPVNKVRVIQAVTGGAFGGKDDITTEIQAGLLALKTGRPVRVTWSREESMISSTKRHPMTIWCRTGATKDGKLVALEGKVYSDKGAYCSIGHFITKKTGLHLAGPYYIPHISIDTYAVYTNNTICGPYRGFGILQAAFAHESQMDMLAEKLGISPWEIRMLNALRPGLSTATGQVFDSSVGIYETLVKAKEYLDKQGGADR from the coding sequence ATGCCGGAATTCAATGTAGTTGGTCAGTCAGTGCCAAGAGTTGACGGCATTGCCAAGGCTACCGGGAAGGCAGTATATACCGGGGATATTGAAATGCCTGGCATGCTCTTTGGTAAAGCCCTGCGCAGCGCTTATGCCCATGCCAAAATTATCGCAATTGATACTGCTGCAGCCGAAAAAATTCCCGGTGTACGTGCCGTTTTAACAGCCAAGGATATCCCGGGAGTAAATAAGTTCGGTTTAGCAATTCAAGACCAGCCGGTTTTGGCAGAATCCAAAGTACGGATGCGAGGAGACGCTGTTGCATTGGTTGCTGCAGAAAGTTTGGAGATAGCAGAGGAAGCCATTAGGACTATTAAGGTAACTTACGAGGAACTTCCCGGCGTCTTTTCTGCCCAGGAAGGTCTGGCTGAGGATGCTCCCTTAGTACACGAAGAATTAGGCACCAATTTGCTGCAGCATACCAAAGTGCGCAAGGGTAACATTGCAGAAGGGTTTGCCCTGGCTGATGTCATAGTGGAAAATACTTACCAGACTCAACGGGCTGAACATGCTTATATGGAGCCTGAAACTTCACTGGCTGCAGTGGATTCCAACGGAAACGTGACTATCTGGACGTCTACCCAATATGTTTTTCGCGACAGAAGACAGATTGCCCCTGTTTTAGGTTTGCCGGTTAACAAAGTGCGGGTTATTCAGGCTGTAACCGGCGGTGCTTTTGGGGGTAAAGATGATATTACCACGGAAATTCAGGCCGGTTTGCTGGCTTTAAAAACCGGAAGACCGGTGAGGGTGACCTGGAGCAGGGAAGAGTCCATGATCTCCTCGACCAAAAGGCATCCGATGACAATTTGGTGCCGTACCGGCGCCACCAAGGACGGGAAACTGGTGGCATTGGAAGGCAAAGTCTACAGTGATAAAGGGGCCTATTGTTCTATTGGGCACTTTATCACTAAAAAGACTGGACTGCATTTGGCAGGTCCCTACTATATTCCACACATCAGCATAGATACTTATGCGGTCTATACAAATAATACTATCTGCGGTCCTTACCGGGGTTTTGGTATTCTGCAGGCAGCCTTCGCCCATGAATCGCAAATGGATATGTTGGCGGAAAAATTAGGAATTTCCCCATGGGAAATCAGGATGCTCAATGCATTGCGGCCAGGCCTTAGCACCGCCACCGGTCAGGTGTTTGATTCCAGCGTTGGGATTTATGAAACGCTGGTCAAAGCTAAAGAGTATCTTGATAAGCAAGGAGGTGCAGACCGGTGA
- a CDS encoding PucR family transcriptional regulator: MGITVRQALEISALKKARVVGGHQGLDNVITFVNIMEVPQVAKWMKGGELLVTAGFTLKDNAQLRRNLIYDLAQKGVAAFGIKPGQYFLQVPEDMIEHANAVGLPLIELPPDVPYMDFMIPIFEILINNQLYLLKKSEEIHNRLLEVVLKGQGLPSICQALSQLAGNPALIIDRASNILACTWPAFTECEAPEKWEEVIVTHLEGRLQELLSIDPHRWHRMGLALEEIGADLVVAPVEINGSFQGWLAILESCRVLDEQDLMALEHASTIVALEFVKEKAVFEAERQIRGELLEDLLGGNFQYEEVVIRRASHLNFNLNARLVVFVIDIDCFERYLLREAGKDENHVQTVKAEIHQAVHSALLDYPGGAMLLAKSDSITGLVRLSNKNEERLLRRKFNDIMEKLAGKLPKLKISVGVGRPFSGVRFVKDSYQEALAALQIGRFMHGHSSLTFFEELGPYRFLYELKDSPAMHGFYRETLGKLISYDEQNNTELVKTLIHYFKNDCNLRLTAESLYIHKNSVIYRIKKIEEITGLNMNDPDERFNLQLSLKLSQFIGESVIKAVEVC; this comes from the coding sequence ATGGGAATCACTGTAAGGCAGGCTTTAGAGATCTCAGCTTTAAAAAAAGCAAGGGTAGTAGGCGGACATCAGGGGTTAGATAACGTAATCACTTTTGTAAACATAATGGAAGTGCCCCAGGTTGCTAAATGGATGAAGGGCGGTGAACTCCTGGTAACCGCTGGTTTCACTTTAAAGGACAACGCCCAACTTCGACGCAACTTGATTTATGATTTGGCCCAAAAAGGGGTAGCCGCCTTTGGCATAAAGCCCGGTCAGTACTTCTTGCAAGTTCCTGAAGATATGATTGAACACGCCAATGCGGTTGGACTTCCGTTGATTGAATTGCCCCCTGATGTGCCTTATATGGATTTTATGATTCCTATTTTCGAGATCTTAATCAATAATCAACTTTACCTCTTAAAGAAATCCGAGGAAATTCATAACAGGCTGTTGGAAGTGGTATTAAAAGGGCAAGGTCTGCCCAGTATTTGCCAGGCTCTGTCGCAACTGGCAGGAAACCCGGCGCTAATCATCGACAGGGCAAGCAACATATTGGCCTGCACGTGGCCGGCCTTTACGGAATGTGAAGCTCCTGAGAAATGGGAGGAAGTTATCGTCACTCATTTAGAGGGGCGGCTGCAAGAACTTCTTTCCATTGACCCCCACCGCTGGCACCGCATGGGGCTGGCATTGGAGGAGATTGGAGCTGATCTGGTAGTTGCTCCTGTGGAAATAAATGGTTCATTTCAGGGTTGGCTTGCCATTCTTGAAAGCTGCAGGGTTTTGGATGAGCAGGACCTGATGGCTTTAGAACATGCTTCCACTATTGTGGCCCTGGAATTTGTGAAAGAGAAGGCGGTTTTTGAGGCGGAGCGTCAAATCAGAGGAGAGCTTCTGGAAGATCTGCTTGGCGGCAATTTTCAATATGAAGAAGTTGTGATCAGAAGGGCCAGCCATTTGAATTTTAATTTAAATGCAAGATTGGTTGTTTTTGTAATTGACATTGATTGCTTTGAACGTTATCTGTTGCGTGAAGCCGGGAAAGATGAAAACCATGTCCAGACAGTAAAAGCTGAAATTCATCAGGCGGTGCACAGCGCCCTCTTAGATTATCCCGGCGGAGCCATGCTTTTAGCCAAAAGTGACAGCATAACGGGTTTGGTGCGTCTCTCCAACAAAAATGAAGAAAGGCTGCTGCGGCGAAAATTCAACGATATAATGGAAAAACTGGCAGGCAAACTGCCCAAATTGAAAATTTCCGTTGGCGTGGGCCGACCTTTTTCCGGAGTGCGTTTCGTTAAAGATTCTTACCAGGAGGCTTTAGCCGCTTTGCAAATCGGGCGGTTTATGCATGGACATTCCAGTCTCACTTTTTTCGAAGAATTAGGTCCATACCGTTTTCTCTATGAACTGAAAGATTCACCGGCCATGCATGGTTTTTACCGGGAGACTCTGGGAAAGCTGATTTCCTATGACGAGCAGAACAATACCGAACTGGTCAAAACATTGATTCATTATTTTAAAAATGACTGCAATTTGCGCTTGACTGCCGAAAGCCTTTATATCCATAAAAACTCAGTGATCTACCGGATCAAAAAAATTGAAGAAATTACAGGACTTAATATGAATGACCCCGATGAACGTTTTAATTTGCAGTTGAGTTTAAAGCTGAGCCAGTTTATAGGCGAGAGTGTCATAAAAGCTGTAGAAGTCTGCTAA
- a CDS encoding TRAP transporter small permease has protein sequence MSKLDKVLTAIEETVNGALLLSATAVLFVNVVLRYVFKSSTTWAEEAIRYAIVWVTFFGGSMCARNKMHVGIDIFVQMAPRPVKKVLMALAQLSAAFFTAVITYFGWASTQLVIETAQKSPAMMMPMWIVYIAMPLGSALMTIRFVAAAYAILTDKSFGVDMVVEDGSVDMSRL, from the coding sequence ATGTCCAAGCTCGATAAAGTTTTAACAGCAATTGAAGAAACCGTAAACGGGGCGCTCCTCCTATCTGCAACTGCAGTGCTGTTTGTCAACGTGGTGCTGCGTTATGTCTTTAAAAGTTCAACCACTTGGGCTGAAGAAGCAATCCGCTATGCTATTGTCTGGGTTACATTTTTTGGTGGAAGTATGTGCGCCAGGAACAAGATGCATGTGGGCATTGATATTTTTGTGCAAATGGCACCCAGACCTGTAAAAAAAGTTTTAATGGCCCTTGCCCAGTTAAGTGCTGCTTTTTTTACAGCTGTTATTACCTATTTCGGTTGGGCCTCAACCCAGCTGGTTATTGAGACAGCGCAAAAAAGCCCGGCCATGATGATGCCCATGTGGATTGTCTATATAGCCATGCCTCTGGGCAGCGCTTTGATGACTATCAGGTTTGTGGCAGCAGCTTATGCAATTTTAACCGACAAATCCTTCGGGGTTGACATGGTTGTTGAAGACGGCTCCGTAGATATGTCCAGGCTGTAG
- a CDS encoding FAD binding domain-containing protein, translating to MRFKTLTPRNSSEALEMLKTNQGELLPVAGGTNVLVDLHRAKIRPKALVDLSRLDEWKEIKLNNGVLEIGSLVTHAQLASNSLLDGPFAGLRTAAGMVGGPQIRNRGTLAGNLQSASPAADTATPLLALGAVLTLVSVSGHREVAADKFFAGPGKTVLEPFELVSKVTIKTNPAAKSVFYKIGKRNAMAISLINLAACLESDSEGKCVNVGIALGAVAPTPVRAKQVEAFLLGKKIDEAVILKAQELVEGDISPISDIRAEAGHRRHLAKVLVKRALQTLARVEEE from the coding sequence ATGCGTTTTAAAACTTTAACTCCCCGGAATTCCAGCGAAGCATTGGAAATGCTGAAAACAAACCAAGGGGAATTATTGCCGGTAGCCGGGGGAACAAACGTGCTTGTAGACCTGCATCGCGCTAAAATTAGGCCTAAAGCATTGGTTGATTTATCCCGGCTTGATGAGTGGAAAGAAATAAAATTGAATAACGGTGTGCTGGAAATTGGCTCCCTGGTTACTCATGCCCAGTTGGCTTCCAACTCCCTTTTGGACGGTCCTTTTGCTGGACTGCGTACTGCCGCAGGGATGGTTGGCGGCCCGCAAATCAGAAACAGGGGTACTTTGGCGGGGAACCTGCAGAGCGCTTCCCCGGCCGCCGATACTGCTACCCCGCTCTTGGCCCTGGGAGCGGTGTTGACTCTGGTCAGTGTGAGCGGGCACAGGGAAGTGGCAGCAGACAAGTTTTTTGCCGGGCCAGGCAAAACAGTGTTGGAGCCTTTTGAACTTGTCAGCAAAGTTACCATCAAGACTAATCCTGCTGCCAAGTCAGTTTTTTATAAAATCGGAAAAAGGAATGCTATGGCGATCTCACTGATTAACCTTGCCGCCTGTCTGGAATCAGACTCAGAAGGAAAATGCGTCAATGTGGGTATCGCCCTTGGAGCTGTGGCGCCTACCCCGGTAAGGGCAAAGCAGGTTGAAGCTTTTTTATTAGGAAAGAAAATAGATGAAGCTGTTATTCTTAAAGCCCAGGAGCTTGTTGAAGGTGACATTTCTCCGATCAGCGACATCAGGGCTGAGGCCGGGCATCGCAGGCACCTGGCCAAAGTGCTTGTGAAGCGGGCGTTACAGACTTTGGCCCGAGTGGAGGAGGAATAA
- a CDS encoding xanthine dehydrogenase family protein molybdopterin-binding subunit, translating to MKKRGRGIGCNLYGVGFGFNRPDHAAAYVEIADDGTVTILSGCCEIGQGSDTVLCQIVAEELGIPFSWVRIISADSGVTPDAGPTTASRQTYVSGNAVKKAAMEAKKHMINLAAEILNCTTEELIVGEQKIYSRIEADKCLPFATVAMEAHKRGKPFVGLGWHDNTTRDVDPETNQGDAYSTYIYATQVADVEVDTETGEVKVLQVVAAHDCGRAINPQLVEGQIEGAVAQGLGYAIMEEVILNSGKTMTPTFAEYLIPTSLDMPKVIPIIVEDLEPQGPFGAKGVGEGAIIPTAVAIINAIYDAVGVRITSLPVTPEKILAELVAKDK from the coding sequence GTGAAGAAGAGGGGCAGGGGCATAGGTTGCAACCTTTACGGTGTTGGCTTTGGCTTTAACCGCCCGGACCATGCAGCGGCCTATGTGGAAATTGCTGACGACGGTACTGTTACCATTCTGAGCGGATGCTGCGAAATTGGTCAGGGCTCGGATACGGTGCTCTGTCAAATAGTCGCCGAAGAACTGGGTATACCTTTTAGCTGGGTAAGAATAATCAGCGCTGATTCAGGTGTAACTCCCGATGCCGGGCCAACTACAGCCAGCAGGCAAACCTACGTTTCCGGCAATGCAGTTAAAAAAGCTGCAATGGAAGCGAAAAAACACATGATCAATTTGGCAGCGGAAATTCTAAATTGTACGACCGAAGAATTAATTGTCGGGGAGCAGAAGATTTATTCCAGGATTGAGGCGGACAAATGCCTGCCTTTTGCCACCGTAGCCATGGAAGCCCATAAACGGGGCAAGCCTTTTGTAGGGCTCGGTTGGCATGATAATACGACTCGAGACGTGGATCCTGAAACCAACCAGGGAGATGCCTATTCCACCTATATCTATGCGACCCAGGTAGCTGATGTGGAAGTTGATACGGAAACAGGTGAAGTAAAAGTGCTGCAGGTGGTGGCTGCCCATGACTGCGGTCGGGCGATCAACCCGCAGCTGGTGGAGGGACAGATCGAAGGAGCGGTTGCCCAGGGGCTTGGCTACGCCATTATGGAAGAAGTCATTTTAAATAGTGGGAAGACAATGACTCCCACATTTGCTGAATACCTGATTCCTACCAGCCTGGACATGCCGAAAGTTATACCAATTATTGTAGAGGATTTGGAACCGCAAGGTCCTTTCGGCGCCAAAGGAGTGGGAGAAGGGGCAATTATTCCTACGGCTGTGGCCATAATCAATGCCATTTATGACGCGGTAGGCGTTAGAATCACCAGTTTGCCTGTAACTCCCGAGAAGATTTTGGCTGAGCTTGTTGCTAAAGATAAATAA
- a CDS encoding 4Fe-4S dicluster domain-containing protein — protein sequence MADLRVTYAGVEFKNPLVLASATPGWDGEGMKRAGLAGIGGVIPKTIGPVQDWAAHPCNGRLQLIRHGGKPIGMVNLELFTTKTREAWIKEDLAIAKEGGAVMQVSVLAMPHPEETAQLVEEIQATGMADLLELNVSCPMPASTVGMHIGKSAERTYQQAKAAKSAAKIPLTVKLTPNVSDMVEIAQAVKEAGADGVTISNSVRSFAGVDIETGMPLLRGYGGYTGPAIKPIIMRHLSEVARNVDIPISAVGGVMSFKEIVEYIMLGATTVQTCTAVMWNGYQIIPKLLKDLENWLDAKGYKSLDEIRGIALPHITTVEELAKLPAKYANIEAEKCTNCGICERVCMYRAISAGDTAHYVTQANCDGCGLCAQWCPSGAIELREASECLKTAN from the coding sequence ATGGCAGATTTAAGAGTAACTTATGCAGGAGTGGAATTTAAAAACCCGCTGGTACTGGCTTCAGCTACCCCAGGCTGGGATGGTGAAGGCATGAAGCGGGCAGGACTGGCTGGTATAGGAGGTGTCATACCTAAGACTATAGGTCCGGTCCAGGACTGGGCAGCCCACCCTTGTAACGGCAGACTGCAGCTCATCCGGCACGGCGGAAAGCCAATAGGCATGGTCAACCTGGAACTGTTCACCACAAAAACAAGGGAAGCATGGATTAAAGAGGACCTGGCTATTGCCAAGGAAGGTGGAGCAGTGATGCAGGTAAGCGTACTGGCAATGCCTCACCCTGAAGAAACCGCCCAGCTGGTAGAGGAAATTCAGGCTACAGGTATGGCTGATCTTTTGGAATTAAACGTTTCTTGTCCTATGCCGGCCTCAACTGTAGGTATGCACATCGGCAAAAGCGCGGAGCGGACTTACCAGCAGGCCAAAGCCGCTAAAAGCGCTGCCAAAATTCCATTGACTGTGAAATTAACACCTAACGTTTCCGATATGGTGGAAATTGCTCAAGCCGTCAAAGAAGCCGGGGCAGACGGGGTCACCATCAGCAACTCCGTCCGTTCTTTCGCAGGCGTGGATATTGAGACAGGCATGCCGCTTTTAAGGGGATACGGCGGATATACAGGACCTGCTATCAAACCTATTATCATGAGACATCTCTCTGAGGTTGCCCGGAATGTTGATATTCCTATCTCCGCCGTTGGCGGTGTGATGAGTTTCAAAGAAATCGTTGAATATATCATGTTGGGAGCTACCACCGTACAAACCTGTACTGCGGTAATGTGGAACGGTTATCAAATTATTCCCAAACTGCTTAAAGATCTGGAGAACTGGCTGGATGCCAAAGGCTATAAGTCCCTGGATGAAATCCGCGGCATAGCTTTACCGCACATTACTACCGTAGAAGAACTGGCCAAGTTGCCTGCCAAATATGCCAATATTGAGGCTGAGAAGTGTACAAACTGCGGCATTTGCGAAAGAGTATGCATGTACCGCGCTATCTCCGCGGGAGATACGGCCCATTATGTTACGCAAGCCAATTGCGACGGCTGTGGCCTGTGCGCTCAGTGGTGTCCCAGCGGGGCTATTGAGCTTAGGGAAGCAAGTGAATGTTTAAAGACGGCAAATTAG
- a CDS encoding TRAP transporter large permease, with the protein MITVLFILLFALLFLSSPVFISLSLSALLAFVLYTDMPLTVVAQRMFGGIDKFALMSIPFFILGANVMKVGGIARRILNWAYTLVGGLKGGLALTTEVACMFFGAVSGSSPATVVAIGGLMYPALKEKQYGGGFSVGLITASGSVALLIPPSISAIIYGAVTGVSVGALFMAGLGAGILYGIVYLLYCYWYARKAGVPVDKKASYAEKWRATKEASWALGIPAIIMGGIYLGIFTPTEASGIAAVYAIFVSMFIYKEMDLKSLFKTCIISAEATAQVMILLAAASVFGWILTVGQVPQSLAQFIIDSNFGPVAFLMMINIILVIAGMFIDGSSAIIIIAPLVYPIAMQLGINPVHLGVIMVANAAIGMFTPPFGLNLFVAQPATGESMVNIIKGVMPFVLISLVALLLITYLPDVSLIIPRMVYGPTV; encoded by the coding sequence TTGATTACTGTACTGTTTATTTTGCTTTTTGCCCTGTTGTTTTTAAGTTCGCCGGTGTTTATATCGCTAAGCTTGTCGGCATTATTGGCATTCGTGTTGTATACTGACATGCCGTTAACAGTGGTAGCCCAGAGGATGTTCGGCGGCATTGACAAATTTGCCCTGATGTCTATCCCTTTCTTCATTTTAGGTGCCAATGTAATGAAAGTAGGCGGGATTGCCAGAAGGATTCTTAACTGGGCCTATACGTTAGTTGGCGGTTTAAAAGGCGGTTTGGCGTTGACTACTGAAGTGGCATGTATGTTTTTCGGGGCTGTTTCAGGCTCTTCACCGGCTACTGTGGTAGCCATTGGTGGCTTGATGTATCCTGCTTTAAAGGAAAAACAATATGGCGGGGGGTTTTCGGTTGGATTGATCACTGCCAGCGGTTCCGTGGCCTTGCTGATTCCTCCCAGCATAAGTGCTATTATTTACGGCGCTGTGACGGGCGTATCTGTAGGAGCCTTGTTTATGGCTGGCTTGGGAGCCGGTATCTTATACGGCATTGTTTACCTTCTCTATTGCTATTGGTATGCCCGCAAAGCCGGGGTGCCTGTGGATAAAAAAGCAAGTTATGCTGAAAAATGGAGAGCTACCAAAGAGGCCAGCTGGGCGCTGGGAATTCCTGCAATTATCATGGGCGGAATTTATTTGGGAATCTTTACTCCTACTGAAGCTTCGGGTATTGCTGCCGTTTATGCTATTTTTGTCAGCATGTTTATTTACAAGGAGATGGATCTGAAGTCACTGTTTAAGACTTGTATAATTTCCGCTGAGGCTACTGCCCAGGTCATGATTCTGCTGGCTGCAGCTTCGGTTTTTGGCTGGATTTTAACGGTAGGTCAAGTCCCGCAAAGCCTGGCCCAATTCATTATCGACAGCAACTTCGGCCCGGTAGCCTTTTTGATGATGATCAACATCATCTTGGTCATTGCCGGAATGTTTATCGATGGTTCTTCAGCTATTATCATTATTGCACCTCTTGTTTATCCCATCGCCATGCAACTGGGGATCAACCCTGTCCACTTGGGTGTAATCATGGTAGCCAACGCAGCCATTGGCATGTTTACTCCGCCTTTTGGCCTCAACCTCTTCGTGGCCCAGCCGGCAACAGGTGAGAGCATGGTAAATATAATTAAGGGAGTAATGCCATTTGTTCTAATCAGCTTGGTGGCACTGTTGCTAATAACTTATTTACCCGATGTTTCGCTGATAATCCCTCGGATGGTTTATGGTCCCACTGTTTAG
- a CDS encoding DUF6282 family protein — MLISLEGAYDLHVHTHPCLFPRLCDDRAAVTAAAQAGLAGMMLKCHHESTVSRARELQREFDNFKVFGGIVLNEYVGGINPQAVEAALKMGAKEVWMPTIDADNHAKAHGSKGKYDVQEGGSTGDGSEIKGVNVLDSEGNINRQTKEVLKLVAEFDVILGTCHLSPDEIYKLVKAAKELGVKKILITHPFFKVPALSVSQLKELVAMGAKAEFGYCTVSPMWHYATVQEVTAALKEIGAENAIIISDAGQRHNPMPHESLRVFAQCLYECGMSKEELRLLMVDNPKALLNL, encoded by the coding sequence GTGCTGATTAGTTTGGAAGGGGCTTACGATTTACACGTTCATACCCATCCCTGTCTTTTTCCCAGGCTGTGTGATGACAGAGCGGCAGTAACAGCTGCCGCTCAAGCCGGTTTGGCAGGCATGATGCTCAAGTGCCACCATGAAAGCACTGTAAGCAGAGCCAGGGAGTTGCAGAGGGAATTCGATAATTTCAAAGTTTTTGGCGGCATTGTTCTGAACGAGTATGTAGGGGGCATTAATCCGCAAGCCGTGGAGGCGGCCTTAAAAATGGGCGCCAAGGAAGTTTGGATGCCTACGATTGATGCCGATAACCATGCCAAAGCCCATGGTTCTAAAGGAAAATATGACGTTCAGGAAGGCGGCAGCACCGGTGACGGCAGTGAGATTAAAGGAGTCAACGTTTTAGACAGTGAAGGCAACATCAATCGGCAAACCAAAGAAGTTTTAAAATTGGTAGCGGAATTTGATGTGATTTTGGGGACCTGCCATTTGTCCCCGGACGAAATTTATAAATTAGTCAAAGCAGCAAAAGAGCTGGGTGTAAAAAAGATACTCATCACTCACCCCTTTTTCAAAGTCCCCGCTTTGTCCGTCAGTCAACTGAAGGAACTGGTTGCCATGGGAGCGAAAGCTGAATTCGGCTACTGCACAGTATCACCCATGTGGCATTACGCAACTGTACAGGAAGTGACGGCAGCCCTCAAAGAAATTGGGGCTGAAAACGCCATTATCATCAGCGACGCCGGGCAGAGGCACAACCCTATGCCGCACGAAAGCTTGAGAGTGTTTGCCCAGTGCTTGTATGAATGCGGAATGTCAAAAGAAGAGCTGCGCCTGTTAATGGTAGACAACCCGAAAGCTCTCTTGAACTTGTAA
- a CDS encoding (2Fe-2S)-binding protein, with translation MALVELALTVNGKQTTVRVEEDKNLLYLIREVLGLKGTKEGCGEGDCGACTVLLDGKAVNSCLVLAVQAEGKELVTIEGLGSPENLHPLQQAFVEEGAIQCGFCTPGMILSAKALLDSNPEPSLEEIRLGISGNLCRCTGYQKIIAAVQKASKIMVESAARKEGE, from the coding sequence ATGGCTCTGGTGGAATTGGCCTTAACAGTTAACGGTAAGCAAACTACTGTGCGGGTTGAAGAGGACAAAAACTTGCTCTACTTAATCAGAGAAGTATTAGGTTTGAAGGGCACCAAAGAAGGGTGCGGCGAAGGTGACTGTGGAGCCTGTACCGTACTGCTGGACGGCAAAGCGGTTAACTCCTGCCTGGTTTTGGCAGTGCAGGCAGAAGGCAAGGAACTGGTTACTATTGAGGGATTAGGCAGTCCGGAAAATCTTCACCCGTTGCAACAAGCTTTTGTGGAGGAAGGGGCGATCCAGTGCGGATTTTGCACTCCTGGTATGATTTTATCTGCCAAAGCTCTTTTAGACAGCAATCCTGAACCGTCTTTGGAGGAAATTCGCCTGGGCATATCCGGGAACCTTTGCCGCTGTACCGGCTATCAAAAAATAATTGCTGCCGTTCAAAAAGCCAGCAAAATAATGGTAGAAAGTGCAGCGAGGAAGGAGGGAGAATAA
- a CDS encoding TRAP transporter substrate-binding protein has product MKKAWYKKMSVLVLCIFALAILAGCGGGQQSSDAEKNQGNDNAAPKKIVLKLGHDHMTSSPFQKSAEKFKELVEARSNGQIEVQIYPAQQLGSSREMIEGLQMGTIEATLLPTAKFGGFDQRLTLVDLPFLFPNEEVLWKVLDGEIGQEIMSGLENIGIKGIAFYAEGFKAFTNNKPIRKPEDFKGMKIRTMEAPVIMAQYKAWGANPVPIDFAEVYNSLQQKVVDGQENPLLSIHDMKFYEVQKYMIMGDHAYLSYILTVSKKWFDGLSPELQKVIVDTGKEVAQYHKGLMQEANEGYLKNIKAFGTEVIVLSPEEREAFRKASQPVYDEFRNVIGAELLDKTLKFIEENK; this is encoded by the coding sequence GTGAAGAAAGCCTGGTACAAAAAAATGTCTGTTTTAGTGTTGTGTATTTTTGCCCTTGCTATCCTTGCCGGTTGTGGCGGTGGACAACAGAGCTCAGACGCTGAGAAAAACCAGGGAAATGATAATGCTGCTCCGAAGAAAATCGTCTTGAAACTTGGCCATGACCACATGACCAGTTCTCCTTTCCAGAAGTCGGCAGAGAAATTTAAAGAGTTGGTGGAAGCAAGGTCCAACGGACAAATTGAAGTGCAAATTTACCCGGCTCAACAGTTGGGCAGTTCCAGGGAAATGATTGAAGGCTTGCAAATGGGTACCATCGAAGCAACCTTACTGCCAACTGCAAAATTCGGTGGTTTCGACCAAAGGCTGACTTTAGTTGACTTGCCTTTCCTGTTCCCCAATGAAGAAGTGCTCTGGAAAGTGCTGGACGGGGAAATCGGTCAGGAAATCATGAGCGGCCTAGAAAACATCGGCATCAAAGGTATTGCATTTTATGCAGAAGGCTTTAAAGCATTTACCAATAACAAACCTATCCGCAAACCTGAAGATTTTAAAGGTATGAAGATCCGTACCATGGAAGCCCCGGTAATTATGGCTCAGTATAAAGCCTGGGGGGCCAACCCGGTACCCATAGACTTCGCTGAAGTGTATAACTCTTTACAACAGAAGGTTGTAGACGGGCAGGAAAACCCCTTGCTCAGCATCCACGACATGAAGTTCTATGAAGTTCAAAAATATATGATCATGGGTGACCATGCTTATTTATCCTACATTTTGACTGTAAGCAAGAAGTGGTTTGACGGGTTGTCCCCGGAACTGCAAAAAGTTATAGTTGATACCGGTAAAGAAGTGGCCCAATATCACAAAGGCTTAATGCAAGAAGCAAACGAAGGTTATTTGAAAAATATCAAAGCCTTTGGCACCGAGGTCATAGTACTCTCACCGGAGGAAAGAGAAGCTTTCCGGAAAGCCAGCCAGCCTGTTTACGATGAATTCAGAAACGTAATTGGCGCCGAGTTGCTGGACAAAACTTTAAAGTTTATTGAAGAGAACAAGTAA